In one window of Comamonas testosteroni DNA:
- a CDS encoding enoyl-CoA hydratase/isomerase family protein, producing MTPTPSADMSDVIAEVRGKLGMITLNRPKALNALSLGMVRDLLGTLLAWQKDDSILGVAIRGSNKEGMFGAFCAGGDIRFLHAAGSCGNPQLEDFFTEEYALNHLIHSFGKPYIAFMDGIVMGGGMGISQGGSLRIVTERTKMAMPETAIGLFPDVGGGYFLSRCPGAVGEWLALTGDTIGAGDALAFGLADGCIPAAQQADLWETLATTDFANVEALNAVVRSRFVSAEPKITGHRAEIDACFSQPTVAAVVQALQAGSDWAQAEAATLRKRSPLMLHVVLEQIRRARQMTLAEDLRMERDLVRHCFYLRPGRSETVEGIRALAVDKDHSPRWNPASIEEVSDAEWQAFFDSPWPAHSHPLAALQG from the coding sequence ATGACCCCCACCCCGAGCGCCGATATGTCCGATGTGATTGCCGAAGTCCGTGGCAAGCTGGGCATGATTACGCTCAACCGTCCCAAGGCGCTCAATGCGCTGTCTCTGGGCATGGTGCGCGATCTGCTGGGCACGTTGCTGGCCTGGCAAAAAGACGACTCGATTCTGGGCGTAGCCATTCGTGGCAGCAACAAGGAAGGGATGTTCGGGGCGTTTTGCGCCGGTGGCGACATCCGCTTTCTGCACGCGGCCGGAAGCTGCGGCAATCCTCAACTCGAAGATTTCTTCACCGAGGAATATGCGCTCAACCATTTGATTCACAGCTTTGGCAAGCCTTATATCGCTTTCATGGATGGCATCGTCATGGGCGGCGGCATGGGCATCAGCCAGGGCGGCTCGCTGCGTATCGTGACCGAGCGCACCAAGATGGCCATGCCCGAGACGGCCATTGGCTTGTTCCCCGATGTGGGGGGCGGCTATTTTCTATCGCGCTGCCCTGGTGCTGTGGGCGAATGGCTGGCCTTGACCGGTGACACCATCGGCGCGGGCGATGCCCTGGCTTTTGGTTTGGCCGATGGCTGCATTCCCGCCGCGCAGCAGGCCGATCTGTGGGAGACCCTGGCAACCACGGATTTTGCCAACGTGGAGGCGCTCAATGCCGTGGTGCGCTCCCGCTTTGTGAGCGCCGAGCCCAAGATAACCGGGCATCGTGCGGAAATTGATGCCTGTTTTTCTCAGCCCACGGTGGCTGCTGTTGTGCAGGCCTTGCAGGCCGGCAGCGACTGGGCTCAGGCCGAAGCCGCCACGCTGCGCAAGCGCTCACCGCTGATGCTGCATGTGGTGCTGGAGCAGATCCGCCGTGCGCGCCAGATGACTCTGGCCGAAGATCTGCGCATGGAGCGCGATTTGGTGCGCCACTGCTTTTATCTACGTCCGGGTCGCAGTGAAACCGTGGAGGGCATTCGTGCGCTGGCGGTGGACAAGGACCACAGCCCGCGCTGGAATCCTGCCAGCATCGAAGAGGTGAGCGATGCCGAGTGGCAAGCGTTCTTTGACAGCCCTTGGCCAGCGCATTCGCACCCGCTGGCGGCACTGCAAGGCTGA
- a CDS encoding YbaN family protein gives MNDLPPPPETPRAEPHLESKQLSAPLRYLLIAFALVCVILGLIGAVVPGMPTTVFILMAAWAAVRSSPRLHRWLYAHRVFGPLLHNWDTGGKISRRAKWTATVSMGASSLLILYFSYKPWLTAMTLSIMACVLLWLWLRPEPQIEG, from the coding sequence ATGAACGATCTGCCACCACCGCCCGAAACCCCTCGCGCAGAACCGCACCTGGAGTCCAAGCAGCTTTCCGCGCCGCTGCGCTATCTGCTCATTGCCTTTGCCCTGGTCTGCGTGATATTGGGGCTGATAGGTGCCGTGGTTCCCGGCATGCCCACCACGGTATTCATACTGATGGCGGCCTGGGCAGCCGTACGCAGCTCGCCCAGACTGCACCGCTGGCTCTATGCCCACCGTGTTTTCGGCCCCCTGCTGCATAACTGGGACACCGGTGGCAAGATCAGCCGCCGTGCCAAATGGACGGCAACCGTCAGCATGGGCGCCAGCAGCCTGCTGATTCTCTATTTCTCGTACAAACCATGGCTCACGGCCATGACGCTGAGCATCATGGCCTGCGTCCTGCTCTGGCTGTGGCTGAGGCCGGAGCCGCAGATTGAAGGGTGA
- a CDS encoding porin, with the protein MKTAFIAMAAALACSGAAFAQSNVQLTGLADMYAGSVKMAGQDRKGVVGSGGMTTSWWGLKGTEDLGGGLKVDFNLTAFMRMDTGEPGRFPGDTFFSRDANIGLNGNFGRIGLGRDKAPNFLPTILTNPFGDSFTISPLVLHANTPTFGVWDSSRLTTPADTGWSNMLVYTTPNFGGLTANVYYQFGEQTTPGNKSKKNVGVNALYSSGPLSLTAFYERDQITNPGSGTVMPTKSDWMVGGSYNFNVVKLYATYGQAKVKDLDTKSKTYSLGLDIPVSGTPGTVKAAVARTKYEAATDATRTTATLGYDHFLSKRTDVYTALMYDRVSDANPKTGTSLIAGIRHRF; encoded by the coding sequence ATGAAGACTGCATTTATCGCCATGGCTGCCGCCCTGGCCTGCTCCGGCGCCGCTTTTGCCCAGAGCAATGTGCAACTGACGGGTCTGGCCGATATGTATGCCGGCTCCGTCAAGATGGCCGGACAGGATCGCAAGGGCGTTGTCGGCTCCGGCGGCATGACCACTTCCTGGTGGGGCCTGAAGGGTACGGAAGACCTGGGCGGCGGCCTGAAGGTCGATTTCAACCTCACCGCCTTCATGCGCATGGACACGGGTGAACCCGGCCGCTTCCCCGGCGATACCTTTTTCTCGCGCGACGCCAATATCGGCCTGAACGGCAATTTCGGCCGCATCGGCCTGGGCCGCGACAAGGCGCCCAACTTCCTGCCCACCATTCTGACCAACCCCTTTGGCGACTCCTTCACCATCTCGCCTCTGGTGCTGCATGCGAACACGCCCACCTTCGGAGTCTGGGACAGTTCTCGCCTGACCACGCCCGCCGACACCGGCTGGAGCAATATGCTGGTCTACACGACGCCTAACTTCGGCGGTCTGACTGCCAATGTCTACTACCAGTTCGGAGAGCAAACAACTCCTGGCAACAAGAGCAAGAAGAACGTCGGCGTGAACGCTCTGTACTCGAGCGGTCCTCTGAGCCTGACGGCCTTCTACGAGCGCGACCAGATCACCAACCCCGGCAGCGGCACAGTCATGCCCACCAAGAGCGACTGGATGGTCGGCGGCAGCTACAACTTCAACGTTGTGAAGCTCTACGCCACCTACGGCCAGGCCAAGGTCAAGGATCTGGATACCAAGAGCAAGACCTACTCGCTGGGTCTGGACATTCCGGTCTCCGGCACCCCCGGCACTGTGAAGGCAGCCGTAGCCCGCACCAAGTACGAAGCAGCCACCGACGCCACACGCACCACGGCGACCCTGGGCTACGACCACTTCCTGTCCAAGCGCACCGACGTCTACACCGCTCTGATGTATGACCGCGTGAGCGATGCCAATCCCAAGACCGGCACCAGCCTGATCGCCGGTATCCGTCACCGCTTCTAA
- a CDS encoding MlaD family protein encodes MSETRMAEEQLIDEELLSFKPVAHLRAKAAALLALTLVLILSAAAYLLYARGVFEPTQRLVLTADDSEGVVVGMDMTFSGFPIGRVRRIELAEDGSVRILVDVTEKDAHWLRQSSVFTLVKGLVGGTTIKAYTGMLGDAPLPPDSVRPVLSGDATAELPQIISSAKEVLANVAALTATDSALGGSLAEVRKLAERMQGQGGVLGAVLGSDEEAKKVGQMLEHANSLLGRMDRMVARADSQVFDSNGVMPQVKATMEQLNGLLADTRKSMAKVDAVLADMQVVGSNAREASTDLGALRAEVESNLLRLESVLNDLQRKWPFSHKPELKLP; translated from the coding sequence ATGAGCGAAACGCGGATGGCCGAGGAGCAACTGATCGATGAAGAGTTGCTCAGCTTCAAACCCGTCGCGCATCTGCGCGCCAAGGCAGCCGCGCTGCTGGCGCTGACCTTGGTCCTGATTCTGAGTGCGGCCGCTTATCTGCTCTACGCGCGCGGAGTATTCGAGCCTACGCAGCGTCTGGTGCTGACGGCCGATGACTCCGAAGGCGTGGTCGTGGGTATGGATATGACGTTCTCGGGCTTTCCCATAGGCCGCGTGCGCAGGATAGAACTGGCCGAGGACGGCTCGGTTCGCATTCTGGTCGATGTGACCGAAAAGGATGCCCACTGGCTGCGCCAGTCCAGCGTGTTCACCTTGGTCAAGGGACTGGTGGGCGGCACTACCATCAAAGCTTATACCGGCATGCTGGGCGATGCACCGCTACCGCCGGACTCCGTGCGACCCGTGCTCAGCGGTGATGCCACGGCAGAGCTGCCTCAGATCATCAGTTCCGCCAAGGAGGTACTTGCCAATGTGGCAGCTCTGACCGCCACAGATTCGGCATTGGGCGGATCGCTGGCCGAAGTGCGCAAGCTGGCCGAGCGCATGCAGGGGCAAGGTGGCGTTCTGGGGGCGGTACTGGGCAGCGACGAGGAAGCGAAGAAGGTCGGCCAGATGCTGGAGCACGCCAACTCCCTGCTCGGGCGCATGGACCGAATGGTGGCGCGTGCCGACAGCCAGGTCTTTGATTCGAATGGCGTCATGCCTCAGGTCAAGGCAACCATGGAGCAACTCAACGGTTTGCTGGCCGACACGCGCAAAAGCATGGCCAAGGTCGATGCCGTGCTGGCCGATATGCAGGTGGTGGGCAGCAATGCCCGCGAGGCCTCGACCGATCTGGGTGCATTGCGCGCCGAGGTGGAAAGCAATCTGCTGAGGCTGGAATCCGTGCTCAACGATCTTCAGCGCAAATGGCCGTTTTCCCACAAGCCGGAGTTGAAGCTGCCATGA
- a CDS encoding MlaE family ABC transporter permease, which translates to MSWSETTIKLPGRIWAALGAQALAWWRSIYLTAVLLVLVGSPSSYQKRGRAILAQQMYAQTAPILTGFTALAALLCAVISRIVIVTAQSYGLSRYALDLVVRVMVIELIPLTAALFVAMRCTIPAGVQVVQMRMQGQLAKWKTQGIDPVRAALVPRAAAGVFAAVTLAALSCIVALVTVYLSVYGFSLAGFVAYTRIFGQIFTPSLTLVFVLKTWFFSLTVAVMPLASAMYTPVARHRQGGAELGGFARMFAVLLLIEVISLMGNYY; encoded by the coding sequence ATGAGCTGGAGTGAAACCACCATCAAGCTGCCGGGGCGGATCTGGGCCGCGCTTGGCGCGCAGGCCCTGGCGTGGTGGCGCAGCATTTATCTGACCGCCGTGCTGCTGGTGCTGGTCGGCTCGCCGTCGAGCTATCAGAAGCGGGGGCGGGCCATATTGGCCCAGCAGATGTATGCGCAGACCGCGCCCATACTCACGGGCTTCACCGCGCTGGCAGCTCTGCTGTGTGCGGTGATTTCGCGCATCGTCATTGTTACCGCACAAAGTTATGGCCTGTCGCGCTATGCGTTGGATCTGGTGGTGCGTGTGATGGTGATCGAGCTGATACCGCTGACGGCCGCACTGTTTGTGGCCATGCGCTGCACCATTCCGGCCGGTGTGCAGGTGGTGCAGATGCGTATGCAGGGCCAGCTCGCGAAGTGGAAGACGCAAGGCATTGACCCTGTCCGTGCGGCGTTGGTGCCGCGGGCTGCAGCGGGGGTGTTTGCGGCCGTCACGCTGGCTGCGCTCAGCTGCATCGTGGCCTTGGTCACCGTGTATCTGAGCGTCTACGGCTTCAGTCTTGCCGGATTTGTCGCCTACACGCGCATTTTTGGCCAGATCTTCACACCGTCGCTGACGCTGGTGTTCGTGCTCAAGACCTGGTTTTTCAGCCTCACGGTGGCTGTCATGCCACTGGCATCCGCTATGTATACGCCTGTTGCGCGGCACAGGCAGGGTGGGGCTGAGCTGGGTGGCTTCGCACGCATGTTTGCCGTGTTGCTCCTGATCGAGGTGATCTCGCTCATGGGCAACTATTACTGA
- a CDS encoding Cd(II)/Pb(II)-responsive transcriptional regulator yields the protein MSLNSHDIPRWRIGEAAKRSGIAAANIRYYEKEQLLSPGVREDNQYRLYTDGDVHRLRFIRLCRAMDMSLDEVRTLLALDGARKADCVAANKTLDAHLGHVRERLAELQALEHELMQLRSQCDGSDSFCHIIEALHAQADEPLPEGLQGSAAAKRHV from the coding sequence ATGTCCCTCAATTCGCACGATATTCCGCGCTGGCGTATTGGCGAGGCAGCCAAGCGTTCCGGCATCGCCGCGGCCAATATCCGCTATTACGAGAAGGAGCAACTGCTCTCGCCCGGCGTGCGTGAGGACAACCAGTACCGGCTCTATACCGATGGCGATGTGCACCGTCTGCGCTTTATCCGGCTGTGCCGGGCCATGGATATGTCGCTCGATGAGGTACGAACCCTGCTGGCGCTCGATGGTGCACGCAAGGCCGATTGCGTGGCTGCCAACAAGACCCTGGATGCCCATCTGGGTCATGTGCGCGAGCGGCTGGCCGAGCTGCAGGCGCTGGAGCACGAGCTGATGCAGCTGCGCAGCCAGTGCGACGGCTCGGACAGCTTCTGCCACATCATCGAAGCCCTGCATGCCCAGGCTGACGAGCCCCTGCCCGAAGGCCTGCAGGGCAGCGCTGCGGCAAAGCGCCATGTCTGA
- a CDS encoding heavy metal translocating P-type ATPase, protein MKQERLSTHAHGGGHNGHSRDHDHAHPHEHVPATAKPIAATATSACGTGCCAPFSISEPAKSQAHDESDGHDHAHDHGVLPGWPRIYAALAAALAAEACHWFGGDGANSTLQYLGMALAVLGIALSGLGVYKAGLKDLLRFKLGIHALMAVAVTGAFIIGQWPEAAMVMALYAAAERIEDQAMDKARLAIRNLLQLAPETADVLQPDGSTQRMAASEVPLGAVLRVMPGARVPLDGLVTAGESSVNQAPITGESALAHKGPGDELYAGSINQDGELQLRVTAPASDSLIARIVHAVEQAQSSKAPTQRFVDRFAEIYTPIVLVLAIALGLLAPWLLDWSWHQAAYQALALLVIACPCALVLSTPVTVVSALTAAAKRGILIKGGSALESARQLKAIAFDKTGTLTTGSPKLVDWQSWNAASGDDAAPRAYALASRSDHPVSRAIAQGLEAQVGTNFAEAQQLQALPGRGVQAQIGAERWTLANLRWVGEQGWDSAELQAALMLQEQQGRTVTLLANEQGVQALFAVADPLRSQAKAAVAQLQALGVKPIVLSGDNSATVRTVAAEAGISDARGNMLPEDKLKTLSELQRDIGPTAMTGDGINDAPALAQADIGFAMGGMHATDMAMETADVVLMNDDLRRIPEVVDLSQRAHSVLWQNISLALGIKLAFFILAVSGNASMWLAVLADMGVSLLVVANGLRLRHWGNRPENA, encoded by the coding sequence ATGAAGCAAGAACGACTGTCCACACACGCCCATGGCGGCGGCCACAATGGTCATTCACGTGATCACGATCATGCACATCCGCATGAACATGTGCCCGCCACTGCGAAACCTATTGCCGCCACGGCCACATCGGCCTGCGGAACCGGCTGCTGCGCCCCGTTTTCCATCAGCGAGCCGGCCAAGAGCCAAGCTCACGATGAGAGTGACGGTCATGACCATGCTCACGACCACGGCGTGCTGCCCGGCTGGCCGCGCATCTACGCCGCTCTGGCGGCGGCTCTGGCGGCCGAGGCCTGCCACTGGTTTGGCGGCGACGGTGCTAACTCGACGCTTCAATACCTGGGCATGGCACTGGCTGTGCTGGGTATAGCGCTGTCGGGTCTGGGGGTCTACAAGGCCGGTCTCAAGGATCTGCTGCGCTTCAAGCTCGGGATTCATGCACTAATGGCCGTGGCCGTCACGGGCGCCTTCATCATCGGCCAGTGGCCCGAAGCCGCAATGGTCATGGCACTTTATGCGGCAGCCGAGCGCATCGAAGACCAGGCCATGGACAAGGCTCGCCTGGCCATCCGCAATCTGCTGCAGCTGGCGCCCGAGACCGCCGATGTGCTGCAACCCGACGGCAGCACCCAGCGCATGGCCGCCAGCGAGGTGCCTCTGGGCGCCGTGCTGCGCGTGATGCCCGGTGCCCGTGTCCCGCTTGACGGCCTGGTCACCGCGGGCGAAAGCTCGGTCAACCAGGCCCCCATCACCGGCGAGAGTGCGCTGGCGCACAAAGGCCCGGGCGATGAGCTGTATGCGGGCTCCATCAACCAGGATGGCGAGCTGCAGTTGCGCGTGACCGCGCCGGCCAGCGACAGCCTGATTGCACGCATCGTCCATGCCGTGGAGCAGGCCCAATCCTCCAAGGCCCCCACTCAGCGGTTTGTCGACCGCTTCGCCGAGATCTATACCCCCATCGTTCTGGTGCTGGCGATTGCCCTGGGCCTGCTCGCGCCCTGGCTGCTGGACTGGAGCTGGCATCAGGCCGCCTACCAGGCCTTGGCCCTGCTGGTCATCGCCTGCCCCTGTGCCCTGGTGCTGTCCACCCCCGTCACCGTAGTCAGCGCGCTCACGGCTGCAGCCAAGCGCGGCATTCTCATCAAGGGCGGCAGCGCACTGGAGTCGGCCCGACAGCTCAAAGCCATTGCATTCGACAAAACCGGCACGCTGACCACAGGCTCGCCCAAGCTGGTGGACTGGCAGAGCTGGAATGCGGCGAGCGGCGATGACGCCGCTCCGCGTGCCTATGCGCTGGCATCGCGCTCCGACCACCCGGTATCGCGCGCGATTGCCCAGGGGCTGGAGGCCCAGGTCGGCACGAACTTTGCCGAAGCACAGCAATTGCAGGCCCTGCCCGGCCGCGGCGTGCAGGCCCAGATCGGCGCTGAACGCTGGACGCTGGCCAATCTGCGCTGGGTGGGCGAGCAAGGCTGGGACAGTGCCGAACTCCAGGCCGCGCTGATGCTGCAGGAGCAGCAGGGCCGCACCGTCACCCTGCTGGCCAATGAGCAGGGCGTGCAGGCGCTGTTTGCCGTGGCCGACCCGCTGCGCTCGCAGGCCAAGGCGGCCGTGGCTCAACTGCAGGCGCTCGGCGTCAAGCCCATTGTGCTCAGCGGCGACAACAGCGCCACCGTGCGCACGGTGGCCGCAGAAGCAGGCATCAGCGATGCACGCGGCAATATGCTGCCTGAGGACAAGCTCAAGACCCTGAGCGAGTTGCAGCGCGACATCGGCCCCACGGCCATGACGGGCGACGGCATCAACGACGCGCCGGCGCTGGCCCAGGCAGACATAGGCTTTGCCATGGGCGGCATGCATGCCACCGACATGGCCATGGAGACTGCCGATGTGGTGCTCATGAACGATGACCTGCGCCGCATTCCCGAGGTGGTCGATCTCTCGCAGCGCGCGCACAGCGTGCTCTGGCAGAACATCAGCCTGGCCCTGGGCATCAAGCTGGCCTTCTTCATTCTGGCCGTCAGCGGCAATGCCAGCATGTGGCTGGCCGTGCTGGCCGATATGGGCGTGAGCCTGCTGGTGGTCGCCAATGGCCTGCGCCTGCGCCATTGGGGTAACAGACCTGAAAATGCATGA
- a CDS encoding TolC family protein codes for MKRLAFKAAPLLAAMSLTLVLAGCASISPDGLRGDVARHTEGRLPAGAQLPSPDAQALQDAQTQIADWLKTPVDADTAVRIALLNNPGLQAQLAQLGIADAQRVQVLTLPNPSFTFGRFRNGHEREIERQLSFGLVQLITLPWRSRWQGWQMEQATLTAAQQVLLLASDTRRAWLRAVAAEQALAANERMHEAAALGGELARRMAQVGNFSKMDQAKELAQQQQAAAQLARARLNAQLEREQLARRMGLWGQQLAYKLPAQLPALPKIAELHGGDDAEATALRQRLDLGALRRDLDVTAGRQGWATIGTIFGDIGASYSNNTSTERATGHSDKTQGWEFDVPLPLFDWGFAARGMARNQVLRSASLLRDNAIRARSEARSNWLAYRTAYDLAQQQQAEVLPLAKLMQEETVYRYNGMFMSVWQLLAQARSTTQAVVTTTEAQRDFWLAETDLRLALTGTSPGTAPTVNTSAAPAASNEAGH; via the coding sequence ATGAAGCGCCTTGCATTCAAGGCCGCGCCATTGCTCGCCGCAATGTCACTCACACTCGTGCTGGCCGGCTGCGCCAGCATCTCGCCTGACGGACTGCGCGGCGACGTGGCCAGGCATACCGAAGGCAGACTGCCTGCGGGCGCACAGCTGCCTTCGCCGGATGCCCAGGCCCTGCAGGATGCACAGACCCAGATTGCCGACTGGCTCAAAACCCCTGTCGATGCCGACACCGCCGTGCGCATCGCCCTGCTCAACAACCCCGGCCTGCAGGCCCAGCTGGCGCAGCTCGGCATTGCCGACGCGCAGCGCGTGCAGGTCCTGACCCTGCCCAACCCCAGCTTTACCTTCGGCCGCTTTCGCAACGGCCACGAGCGCGAGATCGAGCGCCAGCTCAGCTTTGGACTGGTGCAGCTCATCACCCTGCCCTGGCGCAGCCGCTGGCAGGGCTGGCAGATGGAGCAGGCCACGCTGACGGCCGCCCAGCAGGTGCTGCTGCTGGCCTCCGATACACGCCGCGCGTGGCTGCGCGCCGTGGCCGCCGAGCAAGCCCTGGCCGCCAACGAACGCATGCATGAGGCTGCGGCCCTGGGCGGCGAGCTGGCACGCCGCATGGCCCAGGTCGGCAACTTCAGCAAGATGGACCAGGCCAAAGAGCTGGCCCAGCAGCAGCAGGCCGCCGCCCAGCTGGCACGCGCACGCCTGAACGCCCAACTGGAACGCGAGCAGTTGGCCCGCCGCATGGGCCTGTGGGGACAGCAACTGGCCTACAAGCTGCCCGCCCAGTTGCCCGCTCTGCCGAAAATAGCCGAATTGCATGGCGGCGATGACGCCGAGGCCACGGCGCTGCGCCAGCGGCTGGATCTGGGCGCGCTACGCCGCGACCTGGATGTGACCGCCGGACGCCAGGGCTGGGCCACGATTGGCACCATCTTTGGCGATATCGGCGCCAGCTACAGCAACAACACCAGCACCGAACGAGCCACCGGTCACAGCGACAAGACCCAGGGCTGGGAGTTCGACGTACCGCTGCCGCTGTTTGACTGGGGCTTTGCCGCGCGCGGCATGGCGCGCAACCAGGTGCTGCGCAGTGCATCGCTGCTGCGCGACAACGCCATACGCGCACGCAGCGAAGCCCGCAGCAACTGGCTGGCCTACCGCACGGCTTACGACCTGGCCCAGCAACAGCAGGCCGAGGTTCTGCCCTTGGCCAAGCTGATGCAGGAAGAAACCGTCTACCGCTACAACGGCATGTTCATGAGTGTGTGGCAACTGTTGGCCCAGGCCCGCAGCACCACCCAGGCCGTGGTGACCACCACCGAGGCCCAGCGCGATTTCTGGCTGGCCGAGACCGATCTGCGCCTGGCCCTGACAGGCACGTCACCAGGAACCGCCCCCACCGTCAACACCAGCGCAGCGCCCGCTGCCAGCAACGAAGCAGGTCACTGA
- a CDS encoding multicopper oxidase family protein, with translation MQRRSFFTGAATAVAAATTSMAVSRVAMAALPEPVMQGSADTAAPLTPPNGRPYQGVVTLNGWTTPWRMNAGVKEFHLVAEPVVREVAPGFFVNMWGYNGQSPGPTIEVVEGDKVRIFVTNRLPESTTIHWHGQRLPNGMDGVGGLNQPHIPPGKTFVYEFEARRPGTFMYHPHSDEMVQMAMGMMGLWITHPKTAHPLIDKVQRDYAFLLSAYAVEPGTMTPRINEMTDFNIWTFNSRAFPAISPLVARQGDKVRIRVGNLTMTNHPIHIHGHEFEVTGTDGGPVPKTARWPEVTTDVAVGQMRQVEFIADEPGDWAFHCHKSHHTMGAMGHDVPTMIGVDHRGLVGKIQKIVPDYMLMGERGMGDMGAMEMPLPDNTFPMMTGQGPYGPIEMGGMFTSFKVRKNLGANDYGDPGWYQQPKGTRAYEWQGTPFDAKAPRQATPGTAPGAATVRKPETGPATGAHPQH, from the coding sequence ATGCAACGCCGATCCTTTTTCACCGGCGCTGCCACTGCAGTGGCAGCCGCCACAACTTCAATGGCCGTCAGCCGGGTTGCCATGGCGGCCCTGCCCGAGCCCGTCATGCAAGGCAGCGCCGACACGGCTGCGCCTTTGACGCCGCCCAACGGTCGCCCCTACCAGGGCGTGGTCACGCTCAACGGCTGGACCACGCCCTGGCGCATGAATGCGGGCGTCAAGGAGTTCCACCTCGTGGCCGAGCCCGTGGTGCGCGAGGTGGCGCCCGGCTTTTTCGTCAATATGTGGGGCTACAACGGCCAGTCGCCGGGCCCCACGATCGAGGTGGTGGAAGGCGACAAGGTGCGCATCTTCGTCACCAACCGCCTGCCCGAGAGCACCACCATCCACTGGCATGGCCAGCGTCTGCCCAATGGCATGGACGGTGTGGGCGGCCTGAACCAACCCCATATCCCGCCAGGCAAGACCTTCGTCTACGAGTTCGAGGCGCGCCGCCCCGGCACCTTCATGTACCACCCGCATTCGGATGAGATGGTGCAGATGGCCATGGGCATGATGGGCTTGTGGATCACCCACCCCAAGACAGCCCACCCGCTGATCGACAAGGTGCAGCGCGACTATGCCTTCCTGCTCAGCGCCTATGCGGTCGAGCCCGGCACCATGACGCCGCGCATCAACGAGATGACGGACTTCAATATCTGGACCTTCAACAGCCGCGCCTTCCCCGCCATCAGCCCGCTGGTGGCTCGTCAGGGTGACAAGGTGCGCATCCGCGTGGGCAATCTGACCATGACCAACCACCCCATCCATATTCACGGCCATGAGTTCGAGGTCACGGGCACCGACGGCGGCCCCGTGCCAAAGACCGCCCGCTGGCCCGAGGTGACTACGGATGTGGCCGTGGGCCAGATGCGCCAGGTGGAATTCATTGCCGACGAACCCGGCGACTGGGCTTTCCACTGCCACAAGAGCCACCACACCATGGGCGCCATGGGTCACGACGTGCCCACCATGATCGGCGTGGACCACCGCGGCCTGGTGGGCAAGATCCAGAAGATCGTGCCCGACTACATGCTGATGGGCGAGCGCGGCATGGGCGATATGGGCGCCATGGAAATGCCTCTGCCCGACAACACCTTCCCCATGATGACCGGCCAGGGCCCTTACGGCCCTATCGAAATGGGCGGGATGTTCACCAGCTTCAAGGTGCGCAAAAACCTGGGGGCCAATGACTACGGCGATCCTGGCTGGTACCAACAGCCCAAGGGTACCCGTGCCTATGAATGGCAAGGCACACCTTTCGATGCCAAGGCCCCCCGCCAGGCCACGCCCGGCACCGCTCCCGGTGCCGCCACCGTACGCAAACCCGAAACCGGCCCCGCCACGGGTGCTCACCCCCAGCACTGA
- a CDS encoding DUF411 domain-containing protein: MTRTNRRQALRLLAAAAGMAALPAMAAAPAKISMEVWKDPNCGCCKDWIALMEQAGFAVKVHDVGNNAVRAKLGLPGRLGSCHTALVGGYLVEGHVPAADVHKLLKQKPKALGIAVPGMPIGSPGMDGPEYGGRKDPYDVLLVTKNLMNSDVSTFVFTSYRG, encoded by the coding sequence ATGACAAGAACCAACCGCCGCCAGGCCCTGCGTCTGCTGGCCGCCGCTGCTGGCATGGCAGCGCTGCCAGCAATGGCGGCTGCTCCCGCCAAAATTTCCATGGAGGTCTGGAAAGACCCGAACTGCGGCTGCTGCAAGGACTGGATTGCCCTGATGGAGCAGGCTGGCTTCGCCGTCAAAGTGCACGACGTGGGCAACAACGCCGTACGCGCCAAGCTGGGCCTGCCTGGCCGCCTGGGTTCCTGCCATACCGCCCTGGTGGGCGGATATCTGGTCGAAGGCCATGTGCCTGCCGCCGACGTGCACAAGCTGCTGAAGCAAAAGCCCAAGGCGCTGGGCATCGCCGTACCGGGCATGCCCATTGGCAGCCCCGGCATGGACGGCCCCGAATATGGTGGCCGCAAAGACCCCTATGACGTGCTGCTGGTCACCAAGAACCTCATGAACAGCGATGTCAGCACCTTCGTCTTCACCAGCTATCGCGGCTGA
- a CDS encoding copper-binding protein yields MRNLFHTTLAALSLGIALAAPAIAQDHSAHAGHGAMADASTTSSAGQTDVLTAGEITRVDARTGKLTIRHEEIKNLDMPPMTMVFALSGSAQPASFKAGDKVLFHAEDKDGSLIITRIQPAS; encoded by the coding sequence ATGAGAAACCTCTTTCACACCACTTTGGCAGCCCTGAGCCTCGGCATTGCACTGGCAGCCCCCGCTATCGCACAGGATCACTCGGCGCACGCAGGCCATGGGGCGATGGCCGATGCTTCGACAACCTCATCGGCTGGCCAGACCGATGTGCTGACCGCCGGTGAAATCACCCGTGTGGATGCCCGCACAGGCAAGTTGACGATCCGCCATGAAGAAATCAAGAACCTGGACATGCCCCCCATGACCATGGTGTTTGCGCTGTCAGGCTCGGCACAGCCAGCCTCTTTCAAGGCCGGCGACAAGGTGCTGTTCCATGCCGAGGACAAGGATGGATCACTGATCATCACCCGCATCCAACCTGCGTCCTGA